From the genome of Sulfurovum sp. NBC37-1, one region includes:
- a CDS encoding YgaP family membrane protein, producing the protein MDVNKIRKVCRPIRIVLGLILIGVGVYTGNKWFYLGVIPLIAGLSNFCPLCIITKKCDV; encoded by the coding sequence ATGGATGTAAATAAGATCAGAAAAGTATGCAGACCGATCAGAATAGTACTTGGGCTTATACTGATAGGTGTAGGTGTTTATACAGGGAATAAGTGGTTCTATCTTGGTGTGATCCCTTTGATCGCGGGATTATCAAACTTCTGTCCTCTCTGTATCATTACCAAAAAGTGTGATGTATAA
- the mgtE gene encoding magnesium transporter gives MDKLTQYLKTHPADKLHPSEIASLLKDLNEKNFDEAVKHIPKELIADVALELPDRYFDDVVDSFTSEELAQSVAELESDDQTDFIQELEEIDDSKAKEVFKKLHKDDQADILQLKQYDDDEAGAYMQVEVYAARLDHKVEDIIKEFAELKRKGELETVNYLFVTDEDNHLRYGVGLDDLLVFDFKKTLRENIGENPEKYKPIIGHDHDDIKEIVKKFQEYDLNSMPIVDDHGYLLGRITSDDIYDLISEHATDQMYNLAGVNDDAEEDDDLIKAGKARAVWLGINLITAIAASLVIGMFEGTIQSYVALAVLMPIVASMGGNAGTQSLTVVVRQLALGDIAKNDAYRTIKKEVILSLANGLLFAIIIGVIAAIWFDKGMLGVVIALSMVINLLSAGFFGSMIPLMLKKLNIDPAIGSTVILTTITDVVGFFSFLGLASLILL, from the coding sequence ATGGATAAATTGACACAGTATCTTAAGACACATCCTGCAGATAAATTGCACCCTTCCGAGATCGCCTCGCTTCTCAAAGATCTGAATGAGAAGAATTTTGATGAAGCAGTCAAGCATATCCCCAAAGAACTTATTGCCGATGTGGCACTTGAACTGCCTGACAGGTATTTTGATGATGTCGTTGACTCGTTCACTTCAGAAGAACTGGCACAGTCGGTTGCCGAACTTGAATCCGATGACCAGACGGACTTCATTCAGGAGCTTGAAGAGATCGATGACAGCAAGGCCAAGGAAGTATTTAAGAAGCTGCATAAAGATGACCAGGCGGACATTCTTCAGCTCAAGCAGTATGATGATGATGAAGCCGGTGCCTACATGCAGGTGGAGGTCTATGCCGCCAGACTTGACCATAAAGTAGAAGATATCATCAAGGAGTTCGCCGAGCTGAAACGCAAGGGCGAACTTGAGACTGTAAACTATCTCTTTGTTACCGATGAAGACAATCATCTGCGCTACGGTGTAGGGCTCGATGATCTTCTGGTCTTTGATTTCAAAAAGACGCTCAGAGAGAATATCGGTGAGAATCCCGAAAAGTACAAGCCGATCATAGGACATGACCATGACGATATCAAAGAGATCGTCAAAAAATTCCAGGAGTACGACCTGAACTCCATGCCGATTGTGGATGACCACGGCTATCTTCTGGGCAGGATCACTTCGGATGATATTTACGATCTTATCTCCGAACATGCGACTGACCAGATGTATAACCTTGCCGGTGTCAATGACGATGCGGAAGAGGATGATGACCTGATCAAGGCTGGAAAGGCAAGGGCGGTCTGGCTGGGTATCAACCTGATCACAGCCATTGCCGCCTCTCTTGTGATCGGTATGTTCGAGGGAACGATTCAGTCCTATGTGGCACTGGCCGTTCTGATGCCGATAGTGGCTTCTATGGGAGGCAATGCGGGGACACAGAGCCTGACAGTCGTTGTCCGTCAGCTGGCACTGGGAGACATTGCAAAGAACGATGCCTACCGTACCATTAAGAAAGAAGTGATACTCTCTCTTGCCAATGGTCTGCTTTTCGCTATAATCATAGGTGTTATTGCTGCCATATGGTTCGATAAGGGTATGCTGGGTGTGGTGATCGCGCTTTCGATGGTCATCAACCTTCTCAGTGCAGGGTTTTTTGGCTCGATGATCCCGTTGATGCTCAAAAAGCTCAATATAGACCCGGCCATCGGCAGTACGGTCATACTTACGACCATTACGGATGTGGTAGGCTTTTTCAGTTTTCTGGGGCTTGCAAGCCTCATTTTATTATAA
- a CDS encoding CNNM domain-containing protein, with protein MDLLVLYFLAAVIVSFICSVLESVLLSVNMPYISVLEKERPKVGELLKSHKVHINKSIASILILNTIANTLGAAAVGAQAEHVFGSGAVFYVSIVLTFAILFFAEIIPKTIGATYWKVLAPVAAYVIRLFIWITYPIILMTLFVTNRIKKGDEGHSLSKEELLESALLSEDEGVLDEQESDIIENILKLDDIKVQDILTPRSVVFALDGNRMIKDIIKNEPDIFKYSRIPIYDESIENVTGLVLIKQLFSQALNDDSVLLKDIQQDIYRINEQVPVSWALDLFIEKKAHMFLVLDKYDQVEGIVTLEDCVETILGVEIVDESDAHVDMRELAKLKMRLQRRRQNKDLNLD; from the coding sequence ATGGACTTACTCGTTTTATATTTTTTAGCGGCAGTGATCGTCTCGTTCATCTGCTCGGTACTTGAATCGGTACTGCTTTCAGTCAATATGCCGTATATCTCGGTTTTGGAAAAAGAACGTCCCAAAGTGGGAGAACTTCTTAAATCACACAAGGTGCATATTAACAAATCCATCGCGTCCATACTCATTTTGAATACGATTGCCAATACACTGGGTGCAGCTGCGGTAGGTGCACAGGCTGAGCATGTATTCGGATCGGGAGCGGTTTTCTATGTTTCGATCGTACTGACCTTCGCCATTCTCTTCTTTGCCGAGATTATACCAAAGACTATCGGGGCGACCTACTGGAAGGTGCTTGCACCGGTTGCGGCTTATGTCATACGTTTGTTTATCTGGATCACCTATCCGATCATTCTGATGACACTTTTCGTGACCAACCGTATCAAAAAAGGTGATGAAGGGCACAGTCTGTCCAAAGAAGAGCTTCTTGAAAGTGCACTGCTGAGTGAAGACGAAGGTGTACTGGATGAGCAGGAATCCGATATTATAGAGAATATCCTGAAGCTGGATGATATCAAGGTTCAGGATATTCTGACACCAAGAAGTGTTGTCTTTGCTTTGGACGGGAACAGAATGATCAAAGATATCATCAAGAATGAACCGGATATCTTCAAATATTCTCGGATTCCTATTTATGATGAGAGCATAGAGAATGTCACCGGACTGGTACTGATCAAGCAGCTTTTTTCTCAAGCTCTCAACGATGACAGTGTTCTGCTGAAAGATATACAACAGGATATCTACCGTATCAATGAGCAGGTACCTGTTTCCTGGGCACTGGACCTCTTTATAGAAAAGAAGGCGCACATGTTCCTTGTCCTGGACAAATACGATCAGGTAGAAGGTATCGTAACGCTTGAAGACTGTGTCGAGACCATTCTGGGTGTCGAGATCGTGGATGAGAGTGATGCGCATGTAGACATGCGTGAACTCGCCAAACTTAAAATGCGTCTGCAGCGAAGACGGCAGAATAAAGATCTGAATTTAGACTGA
- a CDS encoding DEAD/DEAH box helicase, which produces MSFASLKLSTALTELLEGEGYARPTPIQQKLIPALLDGQNAIASAQTGSGKTLAYLLPALQQINPEAEKVTHHYPRLFILSPTKELAQQIYEVSRPFVNALDLNVVLLQGGGRRTVETERLKKGVDVIIATPQRALEHIEAQHIDIKAIRHLVVDEADMMFDMGFVGYLEKIFTMMTERSQKIIVSATITPRVIKLAKTYIKPLKRIELDPPGKIADTITQMLYPVLRSKKEALLAWLISSGNYEKVLLFVRKKELADGVAESLRSWDYKVGILHGERTHQERKKSLNAFREGRYRILVATDIAARGLDISDLDVVINYDIPHVKHDFIHRVGRTGRAGREGIAITLVSPDEIEQLHDLQKVLGGKIKEVILPEYAPKEVKARGFLLHGPQRRKKSTSVKRESASRPGVKKGKKRKTTKRDGFKAFDAAKKTKEAKTPNKKRGRGKK; this is translated from the coding sequence ATGTCCTTTGCCTCTCTCAAACTTTCAACTGCACTGACCGAACTTCTTGAAGGGGAGGGGTATGCGCGTCCCACGCCTATTCAGCAAAAGCTGATCCCTGCACTGCTCGACGGGCAGAATGCCATTGCGTCCGCGCAGACAGGAAGCGGAAAGACTCTGGCCTACCTGCTGCCTGCACTCCAGCAGATCAACCCCGAGGCTGAAAAGGTCACGCATCACTATCCACGACTCTTCATCCTTTCGCCTACCAAAGAGCTAGCACAGCAGATCTATGAGGTTTCCAGACCTTTTGTCAATGCATTGGATTTGAATGTAGTGCTGCTTCAGGGAGGGGGAAGAAGGACAGTGGAGACCGAGCGCCTGAAAAAAGGGGTGGATGTCATCATCGCTACACCGCAGCGGGCGCTGGAGCACATAGAGGCACAGCATATCGACATCAAAGCGATACGTCACTTGGTGGTAGATGAAGCCGATATGATGTTCGATATGGGTTTTGTCGGCTACTTGGAGAAGATCTTCACCATGATGACCGAACGCTCGCAAAAGATCATCGTTTCCGCTACCATCACGCCAAGGGTGATCAAACTTGCCAAGACATATATCAAGCCGCTCAAACGTATTGAACTTGACCCTCCCGGAAAGATCGCTGATACGATTACGCAGATGCTTTATCCTGTACTTCGCAGCAAAAAGGAAGCGCTGCTCGCCTGGCTCATCTCATCGGGTAATTATGAGAAAGTCCTGCTCTTCGTGAGAAAGAAAGAGTTGGCCGACGGTGTGGCAGAGAGTCTGCGTTCATGGGACTACAAGGTGGGTATCCTGCACGGAGAGCGTACCCATCAGGAGCGCAAGAAGTCGCTCAATGCTTTCAGGGAAGGACGCTACCGGATACTGGTGGCAACGGATATCGCAGCACGAGGACTTGATATCAGCGATCTCGATGTTGTGATCAATTATGATATCCCCCATGTCAAGCATGATTTCATTCACCGTGTGGGACGTACGGGAAGGGCGGGCAGGGAAGGCATTGCCATTACGCTTGTCAGCCCTGATGAGATCGAACAGCTGCATGATCTGCAGAAAGTACTTGGTGGGAAAATCAAAGAGGTGATCCTTCCCGAGTATGCACCCAAAGAGGTAAAGGCCCGGGGCTTTTTACTGCATGGGCCCCAGCGTAGAAAAAAGAGCACTTCAGTCAAACGGGAATCGGCTTCACGACCCGGCGTCAAAAAAGGAAAGAAACGCAAAACGACCAAACGTGACGGTTTCAAAGCCTTTGATGCTGCCAAAAAGACCAAAGAAGCAAAAACACCTAACAAAAAACGCGGTAGAGGCAAAAAATAG
- a CDS encoding endonuclease/exonuclease/phosphatase family protein: MIRFLPSVLHHKACGKQCNSYFPETFTLLCWNVHKKNQTDPAFSTFLKKLLKKKDLYLCMFQEAEFRGDTFTIDDCAYDAAANLQVKDTFYGVLTACRTESNSAKAYLSNSQESLVGPHKSLLLSTYPLRENITLLILNVHAINFRENSSYERELEIFAEKVRTHEGPMIVAGDFNAWNKKRMEALQKLQNELSLERVTFTKEDNVKSFMGYPLDFVLYRGMECTAKEVISDHDISDHHPLLVSFRTMR; this comes from the coding sequence ATGATACGCTTTTTACCCTCCGTTCTCCATCATAAAGCCTGTGGGAAACAGTGCAATTCCTATTTCCCGGAAACCTTTACTCTGCTCTGCTGGAATGTACATAAGAAGAACCAAACAGACCCTGCCTTCAGTACTTTTTTGAAAAAGTTGCTCAAGAAAAAAGATCTCTACCTCTGTATGTTCCAGGAAGCGGAATTCAGAGGAGATACGTTTACTATTGATGATTGTGCCTACGATGCGGCGGCGAACCTGCAGGTCAAAGATACCTTCTATGGTGTACTCACAGCCTGCAGAACTGAATCAAACTCAGCAAAAGCCTACCTATCGAACAGTCAAGAGAGTCTCGTGGGGCCGCATAAAAGTCTACTTTTGAGTACCTACCCACTCAGAGAGAACATTACCCTGCTGATTCTCAATGTTCATGCTATCAATTTCAGGGAAAACAGCAGTTATGAAAGGGAACTTGAAATTTTTGCCGAGAAAGTAAGGACACACGAGGGACCGATGATCGTTGCCGGTGACTTCAATGCCTGGAACAAGAAGCGCATGGAAGCACTGCAAAAACTCCAGAATGAGCTCTCGTTGGAACGAGTAACATTCACGAAAGAAGACAATGTCAAATCATTTATGGGATATCCGCTGGATTTCGTACTCTACCGGGGCATGGAATGTACAGCCAAAGAGGTGATCTCGGATCATGATATTTCCGATCACCATCCGCTGCTTGTCAGCTTCCGTACAATGAGGTAA
- a CDS encoding asparaginase domain-containing protein, which yields MQKILIISTGGTFNKIYDPIVGDLIVEKSSKAVKEIASKWLSRFEVLSIIGKDSLAMTNQDRLELLSVATQTEHEKIIIIHGTDTMHVTAEYLAEVEIEKKIILTGAMVPYSIDPVEATANLTSALGYMQLLEEDGVYTVMNGLFASYDKIVKDKSKGKFVRKK from the coding sequence ATGCAGAAAATACTGATAATAAGCACAGGCGGTACATTCAACAAGATCTACGATCCGATCGTGGGAGATCTTATTGTCGAGAAAAGTTCCAAAGCAGTAAAAGAGATCGCATCAAAGTGGTTGAGCAGATTCGAAGTACTCAGTATCATAGGGAAGGATAGTCTTGCCATGACGAACCAGGACAGACTGGAACTTCTTTCAGTTGCTACCCAGACAGAACATGAAAAGATCATCATCATCCACGGTACCGATACTATGCATGTCACAGCCGAATACCTTGCAGAGGTAGAGATAGAGAAAAAGATTATCCTGACAGGAGCGATGGTACCCTACAGTATCGATCCCGTCGAAGCAACAGCCAACCTTACTTCTGCACTGGGTTATATGCAGCTTCTTGAAGAAGATGGTGTCTATACCGTAATGAACGGCCTTTTTGCTTCCTATGACAAGATCGTGAAAGATAAATCAAAAGGTAAATTTGTACGTAAAAAGTAG
- the fabI gene encoding enoyl-ACP reductase FabI produces the protein MIMKGKKGVILGIANKKSIAYGIAKACQEQGAEMAITFLNERFEQKLAPIAEDLGCGARLYPCDVSKPEEIKALKESLEKDMGKIDFIVHSIAFAPKEGLSGRFVDISKEAFDVAMDISVYSLIEITRELKPILSDNSSVLTLSYYGGEKYIPNYNLMGVAKAALEMTVKYLAEDLGRDGIRVNAISAGPIKTLAAAGIGDFSFMLKWNAAHAPLKKNVTIEEVGNSGMYLLSDLSSAVTGEIHYVDGGYNIMGMPAVEFDENGKPHIAWNGESK, from the coding sequence ATGATCATGAAAGGTAAAAAAGGTGTCATTCTTGGCATCGCCAACAAAAAATCCATCGCTTACGGTATTGCAAAAGCCTGTCAGGAACAGGGTGCGGAAATGGCCATCACATTTCTTAACGAGCGTTTCGAACAGAAACTGGCTCCCATAGCCGAAGACCTTGGATGTGGAGCAAGACTGTACCCTTGTGATGTCAGCAAACCCGAAGAGATCAAAGCGCTCAAAGAGTCACTCGAGAAAGATATGGGAAAGATCGACTTCATCGTACATTCGATCGCATTTGCGCCAAAAGAAGGACTGAGCGGACGCTTTGTGGACATCTCCAAAGAAGCCTTCGATGTGGCCATGGACATCTCTGTCTACTCTCTCATCGAGATCACGAGAGAACTCAAGCCCATACTTTCCGACAACTCCTCCGTCCTGACGCTCTCCTATTACGGCGGGGAGAAGTATATACCGAACTACAATCTGATGGGCGTAGCCAAAGCAGCACTTGAAATGACGGTCAAATACCTCGCAGAAGACCTCGGCAGGGACGGCATCAGGGTCAATGCCATCTCGGCAGGGCCTATCAAAACACTCGCTGCTGCGGGAATAGGTGATTTTTCCTTCATGCTTAAATGGAATGCGGCACACGCGCCGCTGAAAAAGAATGTGACCATCGAAGAGGTGGGGAATTCGGGAATGTATCTGCTTTCAGACCTCTCTTCAGCTGTAACGGGTGAGATTCACTATGTGGACGGCGGATACAACATTATGGGAATGCCTGCTGTCGAGTTCGATGAGAATGGCAAACCGCATATTGCGTGGAACGGGGAGTCAAAATAG
- a CDS encoding four helix bundle protein, translated as MRCERLDVWKRSCRLSVEVYKNFAQCKDFGFKDQITRSSLSIASNIAEGLEKESDKEKVRFIEIARGSNAELITQTYIGIEIGYINKETGLAWIKELNEISRMLIGLKKNYA; from the coding sequence TTGCGTTGTGAGAGACTGGATGTATGGAAACGAAGTTGCCGTTTGAGTGTAGAGGTCTATAAAAATTTCGCACAATGTAAAGATTTTGGTTTTAAAGATCAAATAACACGAAGCTCCCTTTCCATTGCAAGCAATATCGCTGAAGGCTTGGAAAAAGAATCCGATAAAGAAAAAGTACGTTTCATTGAAATTGCCCGTGGATCAAATGCAGAACTGATTACGCAAACTTACATCGGTATCGAGATAGGTTATATTAATAAAGAGACAGGGTTGGCTTGGATAAAAGAGCTTAATGAAATTTCACGTATGCTTATCGGCCTAAAGAAGAACTATGCCTAA
- a CDS encoding TrmH family RNA methyltransferase, whose translation MPKRSTLNTQRFHQDSDEYLKKKAFFDKVLTIYGRNAVLEALEDPDITIHKLHLSKSNKDAPVLEQMKKIASKRGIEVQYHDKASLSRISKNAKQDQGVALDIVLEHFGDEKDFISKNINYRIIALDGVTNPQNLGMIIRSCAAGNIDAILLPTKGAAQISPLVIKASVGTLFKMSIIKTSNLKETLKHFRKEGASLYTLSSHADKSYKEQIYSEKTIFVLGNESEGVSPAVEKLCNASIAIPMQRGVESLNVAVTASLLAFL comes from the coding sequence ATGCCTAAACGCTCAACGCTTAACACTCAACGCTTTCATCAGGACTCGGATGAATATTTAAAGAAGAAGGCTTTCTTTGACAAGGTCTTGACTATTTACGGGCGCAATGCTGTATTGGAAGCATTGGAGGACCCGGACATTACCATCCATAAACTCCACCTTTCAAAGTCCAATAAAGATGCTCCGGTATTGGAGCAGATGAAAAAGATCGCTTCCAAACGTGGTATAGAAGTACAGTACCATGACAAAGCCTCTCTCTCACGTATCTCCAAAAATGCAAAACAGGACCAGGGGGTGGCACTTGACATTGTTCTGGAGCATTTCGGAGATGAGAAAGATTTCATATCGAAAAACATAAACTACCGTATCATCGCACTTGACGGGGTGACGAACCCCCAGAACCTGGGGATGATCATTCGTTCCTGTGCCGCAGGGAATATCGATGCGATCCTTCTGCCGACCAAAGGTGCAGCGCAGATCTCTCCACTGGTTATCAAAGCGTCTGTCGGTACACTTTTCAAGATGTCCATCATCAAAACCTCAAACTTGAAAGAGACTTTGAAACATTTCAGGAAAGAGGGTGCTTCACTCTATACACTCTCATCGCATGCAGACAAAAGTTACAAAGAGCAGATTTACAGCGAGAAAACTATTTTTGTACTCGGCAATGAAAGTGAAGGAGTCAGCCCGGCTGTTGAAAAACTTTGCAATGCTTCCATTGCCATACCCATGCAGCGCGGAGTAGAGTCACTCAATGTTGCAGTCACGGCTTCACTGCTGGCTTTTTTGTAG
- a CDS encoding CAP domain-containing protein: MRLIAVLLALLAASYLFWESLQNDLAASASEVVIKQTRPMDMAYEKSEARAYVNEIRQSMGMSTLSENEKLDRAAQAHADYLIANDESAHAEIPGHRGFTGATPMQRALKAGYDSSFVSENLSTKNNSGKSSIDGLFSAIYHRFGFLDPAIDQIGVGATQKPSDSTKSAFVYLMGNSELEMLCNTPGFKGSGRYVYKVCRDPQHRIAEKKFKRAQNYNKQHNPKIILYPYDGQEEVPPAFYSEVPDPLPDYEVSGFPVSVVFNDYYFKKVDLVSFKLFTQDGKELQNVRFMDKRSDPHQRFTANQFALFPLERLEYGTRYRAEIVYCTPKGQKHLSWSFETQKPTEKMHIITKREETIRLDPTRAHLLYFRPLGPHDIINDIRFPLDVDITFVDNHTLKISAMPEGTQDFDITSASRTVHVKVQ; this comes from the coding sequence ATGCGTCTTATAGCGGTTCTGTTGGCACTTCTGGCAGCATCCTATCTTTTTTGGGAAAGTCTGCAGAACGATCTTGCTGCCTCTGCTTCCGAGGTCGTCATCAAACAGACACGCCCTATGGATATGGCCTACGAGAAGAGTGAAGCACGTGCCTATGTGAACGAGATACGCCAGTCCATGGGAATGTCAACACTCTCGGAAAATGAAAAACTCGACCGTGCGGCGCAGGCACATGCGGATTATCTTATAGCCAATGACGAATCAGCCCATGCAGAGATTCCCGGACATAGAGGTTTTACGGGAGCTACACCAATGCAGAGGGCACTGAAGGCAGGCTACGACTCTTCGTTTGTAAGTGAAAACCTCTCAACCAAGAACAACAGCGGCAAAAGCTCCATCGACGGTCTCTTTTCAGCTATTTACCACCGTTTCGGCTTTCTCGACCCTGCTATCGACCAGATTGGTGTTGGTGCTACACAAAAGCCCTCAGACAGTACAAAAAGTGCTTTTGTCTATCTGATGGGAAACAGCGAGCTTGAAATGCTCTGCAACACACCAGGCTTCAAAGGGAGCGGCAGATATGTCTATAAAGTCTGCCGTGACCCCCAACACCGTATTGCCGAAAAGAAATTCAAAAGGGCACAGAACTACAACAAGCAGCATAATCCAAAGATTATTCTCTACCCGTATGACGGGCAGGAAGAGGTGCCGCCAGCCTTTTACAGTGAAGTCCCTGACCCACTGCCTGACTATGAAGTAAGTGGTTTTCCTGTCTCTGTGGTCTTCAACGACTACTACTTCAAAAAAGTTGACCTTGTGTCGTTCAAACTCTTTACCCAGGATGGGAAAGAACTCCAAAATGTACGTTTCATGGACAAACGAAGCGATCCTCATCAACGGTTCACAGCAAACCAGTTTGCACTTTTCCCTCTTGAACGTCTGGAGTACGGTACACGGTACCGTGCGGAGATAGTTTACTGTACTCCCAAAGGCCAAAAGCATCTATCTTGGTCATTTGAGACACAGAAGCCAACGGAAAAAATGCATATCATCACAAAAAGGGAAGAGACGATTCGCCTTGACCCGACTCGGGCCCATCTGCTTTATTTTCGACCCCTCGGCCCGCATGATATCATCAACGATATCCGTTTTCCTCTCGATGTTGATATTACTTTTGTGGACAACCATACCCTAAAGATTTCAGCCATGCCGGAAGGTACGCAGGATTTCGATATCACGAGCGCTTCACGAACGGTGCACGTGAAGGTACAGTAA
- a CDS encoding helix-hairpin-helix domain-containing protein, whose amino-acid sequence MQNLTVLLVKKTTLNQNQIKNILMLLDKGDTIPFIARYRKELTGGADDDQLRVFHDVYLSAKRLLERKEGILHILKEREQLGSTLKNSIENAETMTALEDIYRPYKEKKNTRAATAMKQGLEPLANILQSAKLSKEAFMSEAKRFVRGEVKDVAHAIKGAQDIVAERYAEQPKEREVLRQMVQRHGNIEVKATKHFTENGSFKNYKAHTEKIAYIPSHRYLAIKRGEKEKELSVKLSIDTERYLETLKRYKLRDYMGSSKTLLLEAYKDGFKRLLYPSIEREVFALLKEKSDAAAIGVFGKNMAQLFMTPPVTGKVLMGVDPAYRTGCKLAVIDENGKYLDHAVIYPVPPRDEYDKSRDVVVKLVKKYNIQGAAIGNGTASNETQAFFAKLNSDGVTIPYTVVSEAGASVYSASAIAAREYPDLDVTIRGAISIAGRVRDPMATLVKIDPKSLGIGQYQHDVDQKLLERKLHEGVESLVNAVGVDVNSASASLLSYVAGLGMKVAENIVKHRESEGTFDSKKAVLKVKGLGAKAYEQAAGFLRIREGKSIFDNSGIHPESYAVAKALEKYDDLSDTRQIAEELKVGEPTLLDIIKELAKPGFDPREELPSIPFKQGLTDINALREGSIVSGVVRNIADFGAFVDIGLKNDGMIHISQMSQKRIKHPLEVLSVNQYLPRVEVISIDLEKNKVGLSLKDV is encoded by the coding sequence ATGCAAAATCTCACAGTACTTTTAGTGAAAAAAACCACCCTCAACCAAAATCAGATCAAAAATATTCTAATGCTTTTGGACAAAGGTGATACCATCCCTTTTATTGCACGTTACCGTAAAGAGCTTACTGGTGGAGCTGATGATGATCAGTTGCGGGTATTTCATGATGTGTATTTGTCTGCTAAGCGTTTGTTGGAGCGCAAAGAGGGGATACTCCATATTCTTAAAGAGCGTGAACAATTAGGAAGTACGTTAAAGAACAGTATAGAAAATGCAGAGACGATGACTGCCTTGGAAGACATCTACAGACCCTACAAAGAAAAAAAGAACACTCGTGCCGCCACAGCCATGAAACAAGGGCTGGAGCCATTAGCCAATATCCTACAGTCTGCCAAGCTAAGTAAAGAAGCCTTCATGTCTGAAGCCAAACGTTTTGTACGTGGTGAAGTGAAAGATGTAGCCCATGCTATCAAAGGGGCACAGGATATCGTGGCGGAGCGTTATGCCGAACAGCCCAAAGAGAGGGAAGTGCTTCGCCAAATGGTACAGCGCCATGGAAACATAGAAGTTAAAGCCACCAAGCACTTTACAGAAAATGGAAGTTTTAAAAACTACAAGGCTCATACGGAGAAGATAGCCTATATCCCTTCACACCGTTACCTTGCCATCAAGCGTGGAGAGAAAGAGAAAGAACTCTCTGTCAAACTTAGCATAGATACAGAACGTTATCTGGAGACACTCAAACGCTATAAACTTCGTGATTATATGGGAAGCTCAAAGACGCTACTGTTAGAGGCGTACAAAGATGGTTTTAAACGACTGCTGTACCCCTCCATAGAACGTGAAGTCTTTGCCCTGCTTAAAGAAAAATCCGATGCGGCTGCCATAGGGGTCTTTGGTAAGAACATGGCACAGCTTTTTATGACCCCTCCCGTGACGGGTAAAGTACTTATGGGTGTGGATCCGGCATACCGTACAGGGTGCAAACTGGCAGTCATCGATGAAAACGGTAAATACCTTGACCATGCAGTCATCTACCCTGTACCCCCACGAGATGAATATGACAAATCTCGTGATGTGGTAGTCAAGCTGGTAAAAAAGTACAATATCCAAGGTGCAGCCATAGGTAACGGTACTGCCTCGAATGAAACCCAGGCATTTTTTGCCAAGCTTAACAGTGATGGTGTGACCATACCATACACCGTAGTATCCGAAGCAGGGGCATCCGTCTACTCTGCTTCAGCCATAGCAGCCAGGGAGTATCCAGACCTGGATGTCACCATACGTGGTGCCATCTCCATTGCCGGTAGGGTGCGTGACCCCATGGCAACACTGGTCAAGATAGACCCCAAGTCTTTGGGTATAGGGCAATACCAACACGATGTCGACCAAAAGCTCCTGGAGCGTAAACTCCATGAAGGGGTAGAGAGTCTGGTCAATGCTGTAGGAGTAGACGTGAATTCTGCTTCTGCTTCGCTGTTGTCTTATGTGGCAGGGCTAGGGATGAAAGTGGCAGAAAATATCGTCAAACATCGTGAGAGCGAAGGGACATTTGACTCTAAAAAGGCAGTACTCAAAGTCAAGGGCCTTGGCGCAAAAGCCTATGAGCAGGCAGCAGGGTTTTTGCGTATACGTGAAGGCAAGAGTATCTTCGATAACTCAGGCATACACCCAGAGAGTTATGCCGTGGCAAAAGCTTTAGAAAAATATGATGACCTGAGCGATACAAGGCAAATCGCTGAGGAGCTAAAGGTTGGTGAACCCACTCTGCTGGACATTATTAAAGAGTTAGCCAAGCCAGGTTTCGACCCCAGAGAAGAGCTACCCAGCATTCCTTTTAAGCAAGGACTTACAGACATCAATGCACTACGTGAAGGAAGTATCGTTTCAGGTGTGGTACGAAATATCGCCGACTTTGGCGCTTTTGTAGACATAGGACTAAAAAATGACGGGATGATACATATCTCCCAGATGAGTCAAAAACGCATCAAACATCCTTTGGAAGTATTGAGTGTGAATCAATACTTGCCTCGTGTTGAGGTGATAAGTATAGATTTGGAGAAGAACAAGGTGGGGTTGAGTTTGAAGGACGTGTAA